A region of Pyxidicoccus parkwaysis DNA encodes the following proteins:
- a CDS encoding response regulator encodes MERILIVDDEVQVCRSLLRLFRREGFEVETAEGGPEALLVLDTFRPDVVLSDFRMPRMNGAELLIEVRRRFPRTLRIILSGYADLASVMATVKDGELCRYITKPWDNDTLAPAIRAMLAPAPTGERS; translated from the coding sequence GTGGAACGAATCCTCATCGTCGATGACGAAGTCCAGGTCTGCCGTTCCCTGTTGCGGCTCTTCCGGCGCGAGGGATTCGAGGTCGAGACGGCCGAGGGAGGACCCGAGGCACTCCTCGTGCTCGACACCTTCCGTCCCGACGTCGTGCTCTCCGACTTCCGCATGCCCCGGATGAACGGCGCCGAGCTGCTCATCGAGGTCCGGCGCCGCTTCCCGCGCACGCTGCGCATCATCCTCTCCGGCTACGCCGACCTCGCGTCCGTCATGGCCACCGTCAAGGACGGCGAGCTGTGCCGGTACATCACCAAGCCCTGGGACAACGACACCCTGGCCCCCGCCATCCGCGCCATGCTGGCCCCGGCCCCGACGGGAGAGCGGTCATGA
- a CDS encoding class I SAM-dependent methyltransferase, whose translation MAITMSPHEYATAFRLLAASARHPENIERAVAERVLSHLPKQPTLLDVGAGNGKVAERLAPHFSALTLLEPNQNQIAGLQLAKAKVLIEPLEHHHSSETYDFVLCSHVMYHVPHADWAGFIDRLLSFVKPGGFCMLVMAAARGPMYTLCIDFSETLLFSEQVAATVKQMRLPHEVLPTMAGFVAQTFEEMFTLCRFFVLEGCYTADQLAAMSEDEVRTLDAKIRTHAERCRGPDGVYRLGQDEDFILIRKS comes from the coding sequence ATGGCAATCACGATGTCACCGCACGAGTACGCCACGGCGTTCCGCCTGCTCGCGGCCTCCGCGCGGCACCCGGAGAACATCGAGCGGGCCGTGGCGGAGCGCGTCCTCTCCCACCTGCCGAAGCAGCCCACGCTGCTGGACGTGGGCGCGGGGAACGGCAAGGTGGCGGAGCGGCTCGCGCCACACTTCAGCGCGCTCACCCTGCTGGAGCCCAATCAGAACCAGATTGCCGGACTCCAGCTCGCGAAGGCGAAGGTCCTCATCGAGCCGCTGGAGCACCACCACTCGAGCGAGACGTACGACTTCGTCCTCTGCTCGCACGTCATGTACCACGTGCCCCATGCCGACTGGGCGGGGTTCATCGACCGGCTGCTCTCGTTCGTGAAGCCGGGAGGCTTCTGCATGCTGGTGATGGCCGCGGCCCGGGGCCCCATGTACACGCTGTGCATCGACTTCTCGGAGACGCTGCTCTTCAGCGAGCAGGTGGCCGCGACGGTGAAGCAGATGCGGCTGCCGCACGAGGTGCTTCCGACGATGGCCGGCTTCGTCGCGCAGACCTTCGAGGAGATGTTCACGCTCTGCCGCTTCTTCGTGCTCGAAGGCTGCTACACGGCGGACCAGCTCGCGGCGATGAGCGAAGACGAAGTGCGCACGCTCGATGCGAAGATTCGGACGCACGCCGAGCGCTGCCGGGGCCCGGATGGTGTGTACCGCCTGGGGCAGGACGAGGATTTCATCCTCATCCGGAAGTCGTAG
- a CDS encoding sulfatase-like hydrolase/transferase → MRHKTVSPPRNLLVIMVDQMRFPRFPYGPEGGFAEPLKELLGFQQLSEDNPYAALFPGFVKLQRHGVVLRNHTIASSACIPSRSTIMTGQYGTRTGVTQTDGLFKSADAAAFPWLRADGVPTLGHWFRAAGYRTHYFGKWHVSNPPEHSLMAYGFEDWELSYPEPHGSSPNNLGIYRDYGCADLACTFLRRKALALEVDRTQAVASQKAPRQPSPPAEQAPWMAVVSFANPHDIATYPALPRTVDPNAPPAGPLPIPSKHSMATKPAGGTFSFPLNPGGMTAECAQPPPKAAMALGPDKPSCQLDYSYKVGLGLAAKTGMGALRGLISAGKTPDNPEAVALGVTLASNIPFQLTVNPEASVAAFVQYYAWLHQVVDGHISRVLQTLEEVGLHEDTLVVFMSDHGEYGGAHGMMMEKWHAAYQEALHVPVVFRHPWLNADLAPRQVDALTSHVDLAPTLLSLMGVQGKALEEAREELRLHRVVPPFVGVDLTPVVKGDDSVVREPDGTERAGVLFATDDEITEPLPVDGDPHSVQDLENYAFFCKVVDLLRTGGNGKLPPSMRVPELAPGPVRQPNHVRCVRSGSWKLARYFDPHGKEADQWELYDLETDPLESHNLLAVNGPFPALAPTVPPQRQAQVSGKAAELGDLLARYEKEQLTPWPQAGHTSSVGAHQ, encoded by the coding sequence ATGCGTCACAAGACTGTGTCCCCGCCCCGCAACCTGCTGGTCATCATGGTCGACCAGATGCGCTTCCCCCGCTTCCCCTACGGTCCGGAGGGAGGCTTCGCGGAGCCGCTCAAGGAGCTGCTCGGCTTCCAGCAACTGAGCGAGGACAATCCCTATGCGGCGCTCTTCCCTGGCTTCGTGAAGCTGCAGCGCCACGGCGTCGTGCTGCGAAACCACACCATCGCCTCGTCGGCCTGCATTCCCAGCCGCAGCACCATCATGACGGGCCAGTACGGCACGCGGACGGGCGTCACCCAGACGGACGGCTTGTTCAAGAGCGCCGACGCCGCGGCCTTTCCCTGGCTGCGCGCGGACGGCGTTCCCACGCTGGGCCACTGGTTCCGCGCCGCCGGCTACCGCACGCACTACTTCGGCAAGTGGCACGTCTCGAATCCGCCGGAGCACTCGCTCATGGCCTACGGCTTCGAGGACTGGGAGTTGAGCTACCCCGAGCCGCACGGCTCCAGTCCCAACAACCTCGGCATCTACCGGGACTACGGCTGTGCCGACCTGGCCTGTACGTTCCTGCGGCGCAAGGCCCTGGCCCTGGAGGTGGACCGGACGCAGGCCGTCGCCTCCCAGAAAGCGCCGCGCCAGCCGTCACCGCCGGCCGAGCAGGCGCCGTGGATGGCGGTGGTGTCCTTCGCCAATCCGCACGACATCGCCACCTACCCCGCCCTGCCGCGCACCGTGGACCCGAACGCGCCGCCAGCGGGGCCGCTGCCCATCCCCTCGAAGCACTCGATGGCCACGAAGCCCGCGGGCGGCACGTTCAGCTTCCCGCTCAACCCCGGCGGCATGACGGCGGAGTGCGCCCAGCCTCCGCCGAAGGCCGCGATGGCGCTCGGGCCCGACAAGCCGTCGTGCCAGCTCGACTACTCGTACAAGGTCGGCCTCGGGCTCGCCGCGAAGACGGGCATGGGCGCGCTGCGCGGGCTCATCTCCGCGGGCAAGACGCCGGACAACCCCGAGGCCGTCGCGCTCGGCGTCACGCTCGCCTCCAACATCCCCTTCCAGTTGACGGTGAACCCGGAGGCCTCCGTCGCGGCCTTCGTGCAGTACTACGCCTGGCTGCATCAGGTGGTGGACGGGCACATCTCCCGCGTGCTCCAGACGCTCGAGGAGGTGGGCCTGCACGAGGACACGCTGGTCGTCTTCATGTCGGACCACGGCGAGTACGGCGGCGCGCACGGCATGATGATGGAGAAGTGGCACGCGGCCTATCAGGAGGCGCTGCACGTGCCGGTGGTGTTCCGTCACCCCTGGCTCAACGCGGACCTCGCGCCCCGGCAGGTGGATGCGCTGACCAGCCACGTGGACCTGGCTCCCACGCTCCTGAGTCTCATGGGCGTGCAGGGCAAGGCGCTGGAGGAGGCCCGCGAGGAATTGCGCCTGCACCGGGTGGTGCCGCCCTTCGTGGGCGTGGACCTGACGCCCGTGGTGAAGGGCGACGACAGCGTGGTGCGCGAGCCGGACGGCACGGAGCGCGCGGGCGTGCTCTTCGCCACGGACGACGAAATCACCGAGCCGCTGCCGGTGGATGGCGACCCGCACTCGGTGCAGGACCTGGAGAACTACGCCTTCTTCTGCAAGGTCGTGGACCTGCTGCGCACCGGGGGCAACGGAAAGCTTCCGCCCTCCATGCGCGTGCCCGAGCTGGCGCCGGGCCCGGTGCGCCAGCCCAATCACGTCCGCTGCGTGCGCAGCGGCTCGTGGAAGCTGGCGCGCTACTTCGACCCGCACGGCAAGGAGGCCGACCAGTGGGAGCTGTATGACCTGGAGACGGACCCGCTGGAGTCGCACAACCTGCTGGCCGTCAACGGGCCCTTCCCCGCACTCGCGCCCACGGTGCCACCCCAGCGCCAGGCGCAGGTCTCCGGGAAGGCCGCGGAGCTGGGCGACCTGCTCGCGCGCTACGAGAAGGAGCAGCTGACTCCCTGGCCCCAGGCCGGACACACGAGTTCCGTGGGGGCTCACCAGTAG
- a CDS encoding PHB depolymerase family esterase, translating to MRSVVLGIVAMGILAACGPGPEETSGGALGTQRSSLSITTEDQIVARLPSSSGANLGYCEYLPPGYLTSTQLYPAIIHLNGVGELGQSTTETDLYNVVTRNGALKNIRESTTWKTYFGQKQVMIFAPRGYDNYAPTEIRPFVEFIVANYRVDPKRIYLTGLSLGGWGAWRYAALYGNELAAVAPIAANIGAPGPTLTTLLDVPVWSTSSYGEASAQRSWLLAYTKNYGVYQQVSVTNPTSTVTYLFDKTTKLWTLQTGFVATGANLARFVVLPGSAHTGWGETYGQQSFWDWMLAQARP from the coding sequence ATGAGAAGTGTCGTCCTTGGCATCGTCGCAATGGGCATCCTGGCGGCGTGCGGACCGGGGCCCGAGGAGACGTCAGGGGGAGCGCTGGGCACCCAGCGCTCGTCGCTCAGCATCACCACGGAGGACCAGATTGTCGCGCGGCTGCCGAGCAGCTCGGGCGCGAACCTCGGGTACTGCGAGTACCTGCCTCCCGGGTACTTGACGTCGACGCAGCTCTACCCGGCCATCATCCACCTCAACGGCGTGGGCGAGCTGGGACAGTCCACCACCGAGACGGACCTGTACAACGTCGTCACGCGCAACGGCGCGCTGAAGAACATCCGCGAGAGCACGACGTGGAAGACGTACTTCGGCCAGAAGCAGGTCATGATTTTCGCGCCGCGGGGCTACGACAACTACGCGCCGACGGAGATTCGCCCGTTCGTCGAGTTCATCGTCGCGAACTACCGGGTGGACCCCAAGCGCATCTACCTGACGGGCCTGAGCCTCGGCGGCTGGGGCGCGTGGCGGTATGCCGCCCTGTATGGGAATGAGCTGGCGGCCGTTGCTCCCATCGCCGCCAACATCGGCGCTCCCGGGCCCACGCTGACGACGCTCCTTGACGTTCCCGTCTGGAGCACGAGCAGCTACGGCGAGGCCAGCGCGCAGCGGTCGTGGCTCCTCGCCTACACGAAGAACTACGGCGTCTATCAGCAGGTGAGCGTCACCAACCCCACGTCGACGGTGACGTACCTGTTCGACAAGACGACGAAGCTCTGGACGCTGCAGACGGGCTTTGTCGCCACGGGGGCGAACCTGGCCCGGTTCGTCGTGCTGCCGGGCTCGGCGCACACGGGCTGGGGTGAGACGTACGGCCAGCAGTCGTTCTGGGATTGGATGCTCGCCCAGGCGCGGCCGTAG
- a CDS encoding sigma 54-interacting transcriptional regulator, whose translation MPFLLTLPDGRHVALEKPVVSVGSDPACDVVLPDSGVKPSHALLFRDERGWTVSAASKGCDVRVRGKRVELAPLSPGEAFVVGRATLTLSSSDKAPVAAASGPRAEPASRGQLVSVLTGFASRLLVQRPPMELLDVAMRGLVEVTGADVGFLVSVEGERRLVLCATGSVPEAAVVDSLVNQVVASGAPVLVPDVASDAALAGAPSVVALRLTSALVLPLRVGSAPLRAVYLGRRVGHAPFSAAHLEEAMALSSLAAMLLATSHELTELRARVDSLTQRISAATFEGLIGESPAMRELYRQVERLGPTALHVLIQGETGTGKEEVARALHRRSGRRGRLVAINCAALPESLIERELFGHARGAFSGAGTDRAGLVEAADGGTLFLDEIGDMPFALQSRLLRVVQEREVTRLGESRPRKVDMRVISATHQSLKARVAEGTFREDLLYRLDEVRVDVPPLRERGDDVLLIAHHVLRQEGRRAKGFTQKAMEALRGHPFPGNVRELVSLVRRAAILASGELIGVEDLELEAAPTPLLPLDEAREAFVQRYVREAIARSGGSKKEAAKVLGIGLRSVFRYLGEEG comes from the coding sequence ATGCCGTTTCTGCTGACCCTCCCGGATGGCCGCCACGTCGCGTTGGAGAAGCCCGTGGTGTCCGTGGGCTCGGACCCTGCCTGCGACGTCGTGCTTCCAGACTCCGGGGTGAAGCCCAGCCATGCCTTGCTCTTCCGCGACGAGCGAGGCTGGACGGTCTCCGCCGCGAGCAAGGGCTGCGATGTGCGCGTGCGGGGCAAGCGCGTGGAGCTGGCGCCCCTGTCTCCAGGGGAGGCCTTCGTCGTGGGTCGTGCCACGCTCACGCTCAGCAGCTCCGACAAGGCTCCGGTGGCGGCCGCGTCGGGGCCCCGCGCCGAGCCGGCATCGCGCGGACAGCTCGTCTCCGTGCTGACGGGCTTCGCCTCGCGGCTCCTCGTGCAGCGTCCCCCCATGGAGTTGCTGGACGTGGCGATGCGCGGGCTCGTGGAGGTGACGGGCGCGGACGTGGGCTTCCTCGTGTCCGTGGAAGGGGAGCGGCGCCTGGTGCTCTGCGCCACCGGCTCCGTGCCGGAGGCCGCGGTGGTGGACAGCCTCGTCAATCAGGTCGTGGCCTCGGGGGCTCCCGTGCTGGTGCCGGATGTGGCTTCGGACGCGGCGCTCGCCGGGGCTCCCAGCGTCGTGGCCCTGCGCCTCACCTCCGCGCTGGTGCTCCCGCTGCGCGTGGGCTCGGCGCCGCTGCGCGCCGTGTACCTCGGCCGGCGTGTGGGCCATGCGCCGTTCTCCGCCGCGCACCTCGAAGAGGCCATGGCCCTGTCCTCGCTGGCCGCGATGCTGCTGGCCACCTCGCACGAGCTCACGGAGCTGCGCGCTCGCGTGGACAGCCTCACGCAGCGCATCTCCGCCGCCACCTTCGAGGGGCTCATCGGCGAGTCCCCCGCCATGCGCGAGCTGTACCGTCAGGTGGAGCGCCTGGGCCCCACGGCCCTCCACGTGCTCATCCAGGGCGAGACGGGCACGGGCAAGGAGGAGGTGGCTCGCGCGCTGCACCGGCGCAGCGGGCGGAGGGGGCGGCTCGTCGCCATCAACTGCGCGGCCCTGCCCGAGTCCCTCATCGAGCGCGAGCTGTTCGGCCATGCGCGCGGCGCCTTCTCCGGCGCCGGGACGGACCGGGCCGGACTCGTGGAGGCGGCGGACGGCGGCACGCTCTTCCTCGACGAAATCGGCGACATGCCCTTCGCCCTCCAGTCCCGCCTGCTGCGCGTCGTGCAGGAGCGCGAGGTGACGCGCCTGGGCGAGAGCCGCCCCCGCAAGGTGGACATGCGCGTCATCTCCGCCACGCACCAGTCCCTCAAGGCACGCGTCGCGGAGGGCACCTTCCGCGAGGACCTGCTCTACCGGCTGGATGAAGTCCGCGTCGACGTGCCGCCCCTGCGGGAGCGCGGCGACGACGTGCTCCTCATCGCGCACCACGTCCTGCGACAGGAGGGCCGGCGCGCGAAGGGCTTCACGCAGAAGGCCATGGAAGCGCTGCGGGGACATCCCTTCCCGGGCAACGTGCGCGAACTGGTGTCCCTCGTGCGGCGCGCGGCCATCCTCGCCTCCGGTGAGCTCATCGGCGTCGAGGACCTGGAGCTGGAAGCGGCCCCGACGCCCCTCCTGCCACTGGACGAAGCTCGCGAGGCCTTCGTGCAGCGCTACGTGCGAGAGGCCATCGCCCGCAGCGGCGGCAGCAAGAAGGAGGCGGCCAAGGTGCTCGGCATCGGCCTGCGCTCGGTGTTCCGCTACCTGGGCGAGGAAGGCTGA
- a CDS encoding serine/threonine-protein kinase gives MTDELLAGRYQLEQELGRGGMATVFLAMDLRLSRRVAVKVMHPGEDGHRAERFRREAELAASLKHPNVLEVHDFGDDAVRGPFLVCEWVQGENLRELARRLAPVPPEVAAVLGWELARALEAAHARGVVHRDVKPENVLVSEGGPLKLADFGIAALADQERLTSTGSVTGSLAYMAPERIDTGAWSPASDVYAVGVILYELCSGTTPHTGQGSAQLAVSVMTKDATPLCDAVPGTPEPFGAVVDRCLARDARERPANGAELTASLEAVVQRLAGPPAEASRRFFLGPEAYASRWSEARFQRLLDEGRALLSQGEGAKAARLLNEALVLRPGSSEVLELLRARPKAGGSKPVVVGVALAGLLGLAAGWVWNETRPQPAIVLPSIKARPFPEEYEPVPDSSPQEPGIDQTGPAPFAPPVLPLNGARSRRTKGPGTPRQRTGTSPASTEPVSPLPGGVPPEDAAPGAGDPASAPSPDSASGPATPTPTGPAPKEAQGHATLRVVTRPWAEVFVDGESRGYTPRVREVRLTPGAHRLRFDNPLCDALEEDVHVAAGETLSRELTLQVRKAEVTIFAPPGARVFVDGAEVGAAPLRGPVKLPHGSHVLSARTPTGDVLRKDLDVVAGERTEVDLESGP, from the coding sequence ATGACCGACGAACTGCTGGCCGGCCGCTACCAGTTGGAACAGGAACTGGGGCGAGGAGGCATGGCCACGGTCTTCCTGGCCATGGACCTCCGGCTGTCGCGTCGTGTCGCGGTGAAGGTGATGCACCCCGGCGAGGACGGACACCGCGCCGAGCGCTTCCGCCGCGAAGCCGAGCTGGCCGCGTCGCTCAAGCACCCCAACGTGCTGGAGGTCCACGACTTCGGCGATGACGCGGTGCGCGGTCCGTTCCTCGTATGTGAGTGGGTGCAGGGAGAGAACCTTCGCGAGCTGGCGCGGAGGCTCGCGCCCGTGCCGCCCGAGGTGGCGGCGGTGCTGGGCTGGGAATTGGCCCGCGCGCTGGAGGCCGCGCATGCGCGGGGCGTGGTGCACCGCGACGTGAAGCCGGAGAACGTGCTGGTGTCCGAGGGCGGCCCGCTGAAGCTCGCGGACTTCGGCATCGCCGCGCTGGCGGACCAGGAGCGGCTGACGAGCACCGGCAGCGTCACCGGCTCGCTCGCGTACATGGCGCCCGAGCGCATCGACACCGGCGCCTGGTCTCCCGCGTCGGACGTCTACGCGGTGGGCGTCATCCTCTACGAATTGTGCAGCGGCACGACGCCGCATACGGGGCAGGGGAGCGCGCAGCTCGCCGTCTCGGTGATGACGAAGGACGCGACGCCGCTGTGCGACGCCGTCCCGGGGACTCCGGAGCCCTTCGGCGCGGTGGTGGACCGGTGCCTCGCGCGCGACGCGCGAGAGCGGCCCGCGAATGGCGCGGAGCTGACCGCGAGCCTCGAGGCCGTGGTGCAGCGGCTCGCGGGGCCTCCCGCCGAGGCATCGCGGCGGTTCTTCCTGGGGCCCGAGGCCTATGCCTCCCGCTGGAGCGAGGCGCGCTTCCAGCGCCTGCTGGACGAGGGCCGCGCGCTGCTGTCACAGGGCGAGGGCGCGAAGGCCGCGCGGCTGCTCAACGAGGCGCTGGTGCTCAGGCCCGGTTCCTCCGAGGTGCTGGAGTTGCTGCGCGCGCGCCCGAAGGCGGGAGGCTCGAAGCCCGTCGTGGTGGGCGTCGCGCTCGCGGGCCTGCTGGGCCTCGCGGCGGGCTGGGTCTGGAACGAGACGCGGCCCCAGCCGGCCATCGTGTTGCCGTCCATCAAGGCACGGCCCTTTCCGGAGGAGTACGAGCCCGTTCCGGATTCGAGCCCCCAGGAGCCCGGCATCGACCAGACCGGGCCGGCCCCATTCGCCCCGCCAGTCCTGCCCCTGAATGGCGCGCGCTCCCGCCGCACGAAGGGCCCGGGGACTCCCCGCCAGCGGACCGGCACCTCGCCCGCGAGCACGGAGCCCGTGTCTCCGCTCCCCGGTGGAGTACCGCCGGAGGACGCGGCGCCCGGTGCCGGCGACCCGGCCTCCGCGCCTTCGCCCGACAGCGCCTCCGGCCCCGCGACGCCGACGCCCACCGGCCCCGCGCCCAAAGAGGCGCAGGGCCATGCCACCCTGCGGGTGGTGACGCGTCCGTGGGCCGAGGTCTTCGTGGATGGCGAGAGCCGGGGCTACACGCCGCGCGTGCGCGAGGTGCGCCTGACGCCGGGCGCGCACCGGCTGCGCTTCGACAACCCGCTGTGCGACGCGCTGGAGGAGGACGTCCACGTCGCCGCGGGAGAGACGCTGTCCCGCGAGCTCACCCTCCAGGTGCGCAAGGCCGAGGTGACCATCTTCGCCCCGCCCGGAGCCCGCGTCTTCGTCGACGGCGCGGAGGTGGGCGCGGCCCCGCTGCGAGGACCCGTGAAGCTCCCGCATGGCTCTCACGTCCTGTCGGCCCGGACGCCCACGGGCGACGTGCTTCGCAAGGACCTCGACGTCGTCGCCGGTGAGCGGACGGAGGTAGACCTGGAGTCGGGGCCGTGA
- a CDS encoding DEAD/DEAH box helicase codes for MSLTAELLEAVREEARPDTWSAGMGLARAGAVSVQSVGEEEAVLRVRVSGRPAPITTVLYPEDDIWECDCRGKVDPCEHVVAAAFVLHQSVTQRAPAQRAPANRVAPARPPVAQAPAARPGAAPKPERMVYRFKRVDGGLQLERLLVRPDNTARLLARSLASVLANPVEAARIQVEPCDLLADKLLLKPTRGALPPERLDALLRVLEPARTVIFDGTLVSVSSEPLLPRVTVEDRGEQTVLKVEKDPRVTEVVSPGVALCGDALCKLGEQSLTGARLEKLPQERAFSPDQMGDLTGKVLPDFARRMPVDVKSQRLPRIDRTLKPRISLELNQLDSGLSVLPTLVYGSPPSVRIDNGRMVYLDGAVPVRDEAAEQKLIHGLRDELNMAPGRRVTVQGKEAVQLADRLRRWRGGLTGDAARVVSPNVKLRPVLSVDAGVTGAGVPSVGVTFDFQVEGAEAGAPRMVDAAAVMRAWEEGLGLVPLEGGGWAPLPTGWLKQHGQRVADLLAARDANGRLANHAIPQLTGLCEALEHPSPPELERLAPLVQGFEKLPEPRLPKDLNATLRPYQLQGVSWLTFLRQAGLGGVLADDMGLGKTLQTICTLGPGTLVVAPTSVLPNWEAEVKRFRPSLKVSVYHGPGRALDETADVTLTTYALLRLDAEVLGAKTWDTVVLDEAQAIKNPDSQVARAAYAMQAQFRVALSGTPIENRLEELWSLMHFTNPGLLGGRKQFDERWARPVADNQKGAAEALRARIRPFVLRRLKQDVAPELPPRTDSVRHVNLSERERAVYDAVYAATREEVVSQLEAGGSVLKALEALLRLRQAACHPALVPGQQAKTSSKVEALLEALGTAVEEGHKALVFSQWTSMLDLIEPALREAGIAFIRLDGSTSNRGAVAASFQDPKGPPVMLISLKAGATGLNLTAADHVFLVDPWWNPSVEAQAADRAHRIGQQRPVMVYRLVSRGTVEEKILTLQDKKRSLFESALGGADGAAAITRADLMQLLD; via the coding sequence ATGTCTTTGACCGCGGAGCTGCTCGAAGCCGTCCGGGAGGAAGCGCGTCCGGACACCTGGTCCGCCGGTATGGGGCTCGCCCGCGCGGGCGCCGTCTCGGTGCAGTCCGTCGGAGAAGAAGAGGCCGTGCTGCGCGTGCGCGTCAGCGGCCGGCCCGCGCCCATCACCACCGTGCTCTACCCGGAGGACGACATCTGGGAGTGCGACTGCCGTGGCAAGGTGGACCCGTGCGAGCACGTCGTCGCGGCGGCCTTCGTCCTCCACCAATCCGTCACCCAGCGTGCGCCCGCGCAGCGGGCCCCGGCGAATCGGGTCGCACCCGCGCGGCCCCCGGTGGCACAGGCGCCGGCCGCGCGTCCCGGTGCGGCGCCGAAGCCGGAGCGCATGGTGTACCGCTTCAAGCGCGTGGACGGAGGCCTCCAGCTGGAGCGGCTGCTGGTGCGTCCGGACAACACCGCGCGGCTGCTCGCGCGCAGCCTGGCGTCCGTGCTGGCCAACCCCGTGGAGGCGGCGCGCATCCAGGTGGAGCCGTGCGATTTGCTCGCGGACAAGCTGCTGCTCAAGCCGACGCGGGGCGCGCTTCCTCCCGAGAGGCTCGACGCCCTGCTGCGCGTGCTGGAGCCCGCGCGCACCGTCATCTTCGACGGCACGCTGGTGTCCGTCTCCAGTGAGCCGCTCCTGCCGCGTGTCACCGTGGAGGACCGTGGCGAGCAGACGGTGCTCAAGGTGGAGAAGGACCCGCGCGTGACGGAGGTCGTGAGCCCCGGCGTGGCGCTGTGCGGGGACGCGCTGTGCAAGCTGGGTGAGCAGTCCCTCACCGGCGCGCGGCTGGAGAAGCTGCCGCAGGAGCGCGCCTTCTCGCCCGACCAGATGGGCGACCTCACCGGCAAGGTGCTGCCGGACTTCGCGCGCCGCATGCCGGTGGACGTGAAGAGCCAGCGGCTGCCGCGCATCGACCGCACGCTCAAGCCGCGAATCTCCCTGGAGCTCAACCAGCTCGACTCCGGCCTCTCGGTGCTGCCCACGCTGGTGTACGGCTCGCCGCCGTCAGTGCGCATCGACAACGGGCGCATGGTGTACCTCGACGGCGCGGTGCCCGTGCGCGACGAGGCCGCCGAGCAGAAGCTCATCCACGGCCTGCGCGACGAGCTGAACATGGCGCCCGGCCGCCGCGTGACGGTGCAGGGCAAGGAGGCCGTGCAGCTCGCGGACCGGCTGCGGCGTTGGCGCGGCGGACTCACCGGCGACGCGGCGCGCGTGGTGAGCCCCAACGTGAAGCTGCGTCCCGTGCTGTCCGTGGACGCGGGCGTCACGGGGGCCGGCGTGCCGAGCGTGGGCGTCACCTTCGACTTCCAGGTGGAGGGCGCGGAAGCGGGCGCGCCGCGCATGGTGGACGCGGCCGCGGTGATGCGCGCGTGGGAAGAGGGCCTGGGGCTGGTGCCACTGGAGGGCGGCGGCTGGGCCCCGCTGCCCACGGGGTGGCTGAAGCAACACGGTCAGCGCGTGGCGGACCTGCTGGCCGCGCGCGACGCCAACGGGCGGCTGGCCAACCACGCCATTCCGCAGCTCACCGGCCTGTGCGAGGCGCTGGAGCACCCGTCGCCGCCGGAGTTGGAGCGGCTGGCGCCCCTGGTGCAGGGCTTCGAGAAGCTGCCCGAGCCACGGCTTCCGAAGGACCTCAACGCCACGCTGCGCCCGTACCAGCTCCAGGGCGTCAGCTGGCTCACCTTCCTGCGGCAGGCGGGTCTGGGCGGCGTGCTCGCGGACGACATGGGCCTGGGCAAGACGCTGCAGACCATCTGCACGCTGGGCCCGGGCACGCTGGTGGTGGCGCCCACGAGCGTGCTGCCCAACTGGGAGGCGGAGGTGAAGCGCTTCCGCCCCTCGCTGAAGGTCTCCGTCTACCACGGCCCCGGCCGCGCCCTGGACGAGACGGCCGACGTCACGCTCACCACCTACGCGCTGCTGCGCCTGGACGCGGAGGTGCTCGGCGCGAAGACGTGGGACACGGTGGTGCTGGATGAAGCGCAGGCCATCAAGAACCCGGACAGCCAGGTGGCCCGGGCCGCGTACGCCATGCAGGCGCAGTTCCGCGTGGCACTGAGCGGTACGCCGATTGAAAACCGGCTCGAGGAGCTCTGGAGCCTGATGCACTTCACCAACCCGGGGCTGCTCGGCGGGCGCAAACAGTTCGACGAGCGTTGGGCCCGTCCCGTGGCGGACAACCAGAAGGGCGCCGCCGAGGCGCTGCGCGCGCGCATCCGTCCCTTCGTGCTGCGCCGGCTCAAGCAGGACGTGGCGCCCGAGCTGCCCCCGCGCACCGACTCCGTGCGTCACGTCAACCTCAGCGAGCGGGAGCGCGCCGTCTACGACGCCGTGTATGCCGCGACGCGCGAGGAGGTGGTGTCGCAGCTCGAGGCGGGCGGCAGCGTGCTGAAGGCGCTGGAGGCGCTGCTGCGGCTGCGGCAGGCGGCCTGCCATCCGGCGCTGGTGCCGGGGCAGCAGGCGAAGACGTCCTCCAAGGTGGAGGCGCTGCTGGAGGCGCTGGGCACGGCGGTGGAGGAGGGCCACAAGGCGCTCGTCTTCTCGCAGTGGACGTCCATGCTGGACCTCATCGAGCCGGCGCTGCGGGAGGCAGGCATTGCCTTCATCCGCCTGGACGGCAGCACGTCCAACCGCGGCGCCGTGGCCGCGTCCTTCCAGGACCCGAAGGGCCCACCGGTGATGCTCATCTCCCTCAAGGCGGGCGCCACGGGGCTCAACCTCACGGCGGCCGACCACGTGTTCCTCGTGGACCCGTGGTGGAACCCGTCCGTGGAGGCGCAGGCCGCGGACCGCGCGCACCGCATCGGCCAGCAGCGGCCGGTGATGGTGTACCGGCTGGTGTCCCGGGGAACGGTGGAGGAAAAGATACTGACCCTCCAGGACAAGAAACGGTCACTTTTCGAGTCCGCCCTCGGGGGGGCGGACGGGGCCGCGGCCATCACCCGGGCGGACCTCATGCAATTGCTTGACTGA